In a single window of the Arthrobacter sp. StoSoilA2 genome:
- a CDS encoding LssY C-terminal domain-containing protein: MYKAPNKGVTDSRLDHAFFVLGGAAAVWLAFLLVGESFHLGWGQVWFSFVFWAFLAYLLLPRLHRILTTIYVPGYFIGRARTSDGLLGDPVNVALMGTEPQIHAIMRAAGWTIADDVTFASSRRIVSSTLLRQSYTQAPVSPLYLFDRQQDFAYQQEVDSNPGKRHHVRFWRCPEGWMLPGGHKVDWLAAGTYDRSVGFSLFTLQITHKIEQNTDVERDHIVRTVSAAEPAVTVRVIKDFSTGYHSRNGGGDSISTDGDLPIIDARRVPVPADQPASRTDSRDRRPAPTMTGAFLVVIRALAALALAVTLLGSGGNITVEDANLDPQTTTAAIVTIAMIVLVFGLGEVFLAWRIFLGSNGARVIAMALSSISIVVQAIDASTGTTNLTLEAGLSGLATDILVLLALSSQRARIYAKRQRVPAVPPSVVRRVAS; encoded by the coding sequence ATGTACAAAGCGCCGAACAAAGGAGTCACGGACAGCCGGCTCGACCACGCGTTCTTCGTCCTGGGTGGAGCAGCTGCGGTGTGGCTGGCATTCCTTCTGGTGGGGGAGAGCTTTCATCTGGGGTGGGGCCAGGTGTGGTTCTCCTTTGTGTTCTGGGCCTTCCTGGCCTACCTGCTGCTGCCTCGCCTCCACCGCATCCTGACCACCATTTACGTTCCCGGCTACTTCATCGGCCGGGCCCGGACCAGCGACGGACTGCTCGGTGACCCGGTGAACGTGGCCCTGATGGGCACCGAGCCGCAGATCCACGCGATCATGCGTGCCGCAGGGTGGACCATCGCGGACGACGTGACCTTTGCCAGCAGCCGGCGCATCGTGAGTTCTACGCTTTTGAGGCAGAGCTACACACAGGCTCCCGTGAGCCCCCTCTACCTCTTTGACCGCCAGCAGGACTTCGCCTACCAGCAGGAAGTGGACAGCAACCCCGGCAAACGCCACCACGTCCGCTTTTGGCGCTGCCCCGAGGGCTGGATGCTGCCCGGCGGGCACAAGGTGGATTGGCTCGCCGCCGGCACCTACGACCGCAGCGTTGGCTTCTCGCTGTTCACCCTGCAGATCACGCACAAGATCGAGCAGAATACCGACGTGGAGCGGGACCACATCGTACGAACGGTGTCCGCGGCTGAACCTGCCGTGACAGTGCGCGTCATCAAGGACTTTTCCACCGGATACCACTCGCGCAATGGAGGAGGGGACTCCATCTCCACAGACGGCGACCTGCCCATCATCGACGCCCGCCGCGTGCCCGTCCCCGCCGACCAGCCAGCCAGTCGGACGGACAGCCGCGACCGCCGCCCCGCACCCACCATGACGGGCGCATTCCTCGTGGTCATCCGGGCCCTTGCTGCACTTGCTTTGGCCGTCACTTTGCTGGGCTCGGGTGGCAACATCACCGTCGAGGACGCCAACCTTGATCCACAAACCACGACGGCGGCAATCGTCACCATAGCTATGATCGTCCTGGTTTTCGGGCTCGGCGAAGTGTTCCTTGCATGGCGGATATTCCTGGGAAGCAACGGCGCCCGCGTGATTGCGATGGCACTCAGCTCCATCTCGATCGTGGTCCAGGCCATCGACGCCTCCACGGGGACCACCAATCTCACGCTTGAGGCAGGCCTTTCCGGCTTGGCCACGGACATACTGGTGCTCCTGGCTCTATCCAGCCAACGAGCCAGGATCTACGCCAAGCGCCAGCGGGTTCCGGCGGTCCCGCCGTCGGTGGTTCGCCGTGTGGCATCCTGA
- a CDS encoding MFS transporter, whose translation MTTQPSPALATEAPAEGAAQASKVPHRWRNLAVLTGVTVVDNTEAGLSATLFPTIAAALKLQSSHLGLLAALGKIIAVPAGPAWAWLAGKIGRRKALIATTLAGGVFGIAAGFSQDFVQLLILNTLMSASIIGGSPIANAIIADSFDDSQRGKAAGYFYGFMSLISSFIAPLIALFTGITDGWRFGMWTIGGICILAGLLVALLLKDPGVGASEKQLADLSGRERLTPKVTVRSVASLFRIPSFSIMMLSRLLSGHLLIAIFGIQFLVVERGFTNAVAAIVLVPFGLGYFAGTAGGGWLVALLDRVLPDRGRVAYLQGAQVLFAAVAFFATQFDYDNIGIYSAFWALIGFAQGANPPANRPIVAAVVLPELRGQAFAIFLTVFETIGWAVFSLGAGALASSLGIQAVFLWTLVILMLVNAAVLTALYFCYPRDVERVRNALEQRRQEALHQG comes from the coding sequence ATGACCACCCAACCCAGCCCTGCCCTCGCCACGGAAGCTCCAGCAGAAGGAGCAGCCCAAGCCAGCAAAGTTCCCCACCGCTGGCGAAACCTCGCTGTCCTCACCGGCGTTACGGTCGTGGACAACACGGAAGCCGGCCTCAGCGCCACCCTGTTCCCGACCATTGCGGCGGCCCTGAAACTGCAGAGCAGCCACCTCGGCCTGCTGGCCGCACTCGGCAAAATCATTGCCGTCCCAGCCGGTCCGGCGTGGGCCTGGCTTGCCGGGAAGATCGGCCGACGGAAAGCGCTGATCGCCACCACCCTGGCCGGTGGAGTCTTCGGCATAGCAGCAGGTTTCTCCCAGGACTTCGTTCAACTGTTGATCCTCAACACGCTGATGTCGGCGTCGATCATCGGTGGAAGCCCGATCGCCAACGCCATCATCGCGGACTCCTTCGATGACAGCCAGCGCGGCAAGGCTGCGGGCTACTTCTACGGGTTCATGAGCCTCATCAGTTCCTTCATTGCCCCTCTCATCGCATTGTTCACGGGTATTACTGATGGCTGGCGCTTCGGCATGTGGACCATCGGTGGCATTTGCATCCTGGCCGGCCTGCTGGTGGCACTGCTCCTGAAAGACCCCGGAGTGGGAGCGTCGGAGAAGCAACTCGCAGACCTCAGCGGCCGCGAGCGCCTCACCCCGAAAGTCACTGTCCGCTCGGTGGCCTCCCTGTTCCGGATTCCCAGCTTCTCCATCATGATGCTCTCGCGCCTGCTCTCCGGGCACCTCCTCATCGCGATCTTCGGTATCCAGTTCCTCGTGGTGGAGCGGGGCTTCACGAACGCGGTGGCGGCCATCGTCCTGGTGCCGTTTGGGCTCGGCTACTTCGCCGGGACCGCTGGTGGCGGCTGGCTCGTCGCGCTCCTGGACCGGGTCCTTCCCGACAGGGGCCGGGTTGCCTACCTGCAGGGCGCCCAGGTTCTCTTCGCCGCCGTCGCATTCTTCGCAACCCAATTCGACTACGACAACATCGGCATCTACAGCGCGTTCTGGGCCCTGATCGGCTTCGCCCAAGGAGCCAATCCGCCCGCCAACCGTCCGATCGTCGCGGCCGTCGTCCTCCCGGAACTTCGTGGCCAGGCCTTCGCTATCTTCCTGACCGTTTTCGAGACCATCGGGTGGGCCGTCTTCTCCCTCGGAGCGGGCGCCCTGGCCTCAAGCCTCGGAATCCAGGCCGTGTTCCTCTGGACCCTGGTGATCCTCATGCTGGTCAACGCAGCAGTCCTCACCGCCCTCTACTTCTGCTACCCACGGGACGTGGAGCGTGTCCGGAATGCGTTGGAGCAGCGCCGGCAGGAAGCACTGCACCAGGGCTGA
- a CDS encoding sugar kinase, giving the protein MLSAVCVGETMAMLTPAQAVPLHQATELHYGIGGAESNVAMGLAAMGLDTHWVSRVGHDGFGTRILDDLRAHGVGVTGVEVDESRPTGLYVKVPAQESDPDGGSSVLYYRQGSAASAMGPGTLSNPAVSSLLKNAALIHLSGITAALSAECLSLLEALLAEPRNGRIVSFDVNWRAALWAGQDRSVLQRLANRADVVLVGKDEAEHAFGTTDEAELRRLMPDPQVLVIKNEAISAISLDRSGTREEVPALSVAVVEPVGAGDSFAAGYLSGMLFGLGQKASLRRGHVAAACTLTVHGDRGPLPDAGELAAILDSSDEDWAAIHVEEGHFNTRTGA; this is encoded by the coding sequence ATGCTGTCAGCTGTATGCGTTGGCGAGACGATGGCCATGCTCACCCCAGCCCAAGCTGTTCCCCTGCACCAGGCCACGGAGCTCCACTACGGGATCGGCGGTGCAGAGTCGAACGTTGCCATGGGATTGGCTGCCATGGGCCTGGACACGCACTGGGTCAGCCGGGTGGGCCACGATGGCTTCGGCACTCGCATTCTGGACGACCTCCGGGCGCACGGGGTGGGAGTCACCGGCGTCGAGGTGGACGAATCCCGGCCAACCGGCCTCTACGTGAAGGTCCCCGCCCAGGAATCAGATCCCGACGGCGGCAGTTCGGTTTTGTACTACCGGCAAGGTTCCGCGGCGTCGGCCATGGGACCCGGCACACTTTCCAATCCCGCCGTTTCCTCACTACTAAAGAACGCCGCCCTCATCCACCTGAGTGGTATCACCGCTGCCCTGTCCGCGGAGTGCCTGTCTCTCTTGGAAGCCTTGCTGGCCGAACCGCGGAACGGGCGCATCGTCAGCTTCGACGTGAACTGGCGAGCCGCCCTTTGGGCAGGCCAAGACCGGTCCGTCCTGCAGCGCCTGGCGAACCGGGCCGACGTCGTGCTTGTTGGAAAAGACGAAGCCGAGCACGCCTTCGGCACCACAGATGAAGCCGAACTCCGCCGTTTGATGCCGGACCCTCAAGTGCTGGTCATCAAGAATGAGGCGATCAGCGCAATCTCCCTGGACCGGAGTGGCACGCGGGAAGAGGTTCCCGCACTGTCCGTCGCCGTCGTCGAGCCTGTTGGCGCCGGCGACTCGTTCGCCGCCGGTTACCTCAGCGGCATGCTGTTTGGGCTCGGCCAGAAAGCGAGCCTGCGCAGGGGGCACGTCGCAGCCGCCTGCACCTTGACTGTTCATGGCGACCGCGGTCCGCTACCCGACGCCGGGGAGCTCGCGGCCATCCTCGATTCTTCGGATGAGGACTGGGCTGCTATCCATGTTGAAGAGGGACATTTCAACACCAGAACCGGAGCGTGA
- a CDS encoding IclR family transcriptional regulator, producing MLKRDISTPEPERDILSQSLMRAIDLLAELAAKPATLDELSSKASVHKTTVMRLLHAMEEKRFVVRDEEQRFMLGSKLFELSSLALEQRDIRKVAHPHLAELNGRTGHTVHLAAFEGNEVVYIDKFESHHPVRMYSRIGLTASLHSAAVSKVLLADMPRSRQEKIAAGLDYVKVTENTLTSPEALLAELEQVREQGWAHDNAEHEAFVHCIAAPIRDASGAVVAAASCSVPVVMLSYEGLLELLPDLKASTEAISNDLGWISHERNSA from the coding sequence ATGTTGAAGAGGGACATTTCAACACCAGAACCGGAGCGTGACATCTTGAGCCAGAGCCTCATGCGGGCCATCGACCTGCTCGCAGAACTCGCAGCGAAGCCCGCCACCCTTGACGAGCTCTCGTCCAAAGCATCCGTGCACAAGACCACCGTGATGCGGCTCCTGCACGCCATGGAGGAGAAACGGTTCGTGGTGCGGGACGAAGAGCAGCGGTTCATGCTGGGTTCCAAACTGTTCGAACTGTCATCGCTGGCCCTGGAGCAGCGGGACATCCGCAAGGTAGCGCACCCGCACCTGGCCGAACTGAACGGGCGAACCGGGCACACCGTGCACTTGGCCGCATTCGAAGGGAATGAGGTGGTGTACATCGACAAGTTCGAGTCGCACCACCCCGTCCGCATGTACTCACGCATCGGCCTGACTGCATCGCTGCACTCGGCCGCTGTGTCCAAAGTCCTCCTCGCTGACATGCCGCGCAGCCGGCAGGAAAAGATTGCCGCGGGGCTGGACTACGTAAAAGTTACCGAGAACACCCTGACCTCGCCGGAGGCCCTGCTGGCCGAACTCGAGCAGGTCAGGGAACAGGGCTGGGCCCACGACAACGCCGAGCACGAAGCATTCGTGCACTGCATCGCGGCCCCCATCCGCGACGCCAGCGGCGCCGTTGTTGCCGCAGCCTCTTGTTCGGTACCGGTAGTAATGCTCAGCTATGAAGGCTTGCTTGAGCTGCTGCCCGACCTCAAAGCCAGCACCGAGGCCATCTCGAATGACCTCGGCTGGATCAGCCACGAAAGGAACTCAGCATGA
- a CDS encoding PadR family transcriptional regulator — MKLEHILLGVLLEHPSTGYDIKKYLDTHGRFLRSNTQMSQVYRSLGSMESQGWVTHSVDPRPGAQDAKTYRVTDEGATVFLDWLTGPYHPASRFQDPELAARLSFAGFMSAEQLLRILDVEIHTRQDEIARYRNRDRREQWAPTIAFDTELAESVGERLHLMGASAIDAHVAGLISLRKELLDGQLSSRSLTAVPAELQP, encoded by the coding sequence ATGAAGCTCGAACACATCCTTCTTGGAGTCCTGCTGGAGCATCCGAGCACGGGCTACGACATCAAGAAGTACCTGGACACCCATGGCCGCTTCCTGCGTTCCAATACGCAGATGAGCCAGGTTTACCGCTCGCTCGGAAGCATGGAGAGCCAAGGTTGGGTGACCCACAGCGTGGACCCCCGTCCCGGCGCGCAGGACGCAAAGACCTACCGCGTCACTGACGAAGGAGCCACCGTGTTCCTCGATTGGCTCACCGGCCCGTACCACCCGGCCAGCCGTTTCCAGGACCCCGAACTCGCTGCACGGTTGTCCTTTGCCGGCTTCATGAGCGCTGAGCAACTCCTCCGGATTCTCGACGTCGAAATCCACACCCGCCAGGACGAAATCGCAAGGTACCGCAACCGCGACCGCAGGGAACAGTGGGCTCCCACCATCGCCTTCGACACCGAGCTGGCCGAATCCGTGGGAGAGCGCCTGCACCTCATGGGTGCGAGCGCCATCGACGCACACGTTGCCGGACTGATCAGCCTGCGCAAAGAGCTTCTGGATGGACAGCTCTCGTCCCGTTCGCTCACCGCAGTACCGGCGGAGCTGCAACCATGA
- a CDS encoding Rid family hydrolase, with protein MSEKTVVLTENAPAPAHVFSQGIKKGGMFQVSGQGPMDPAANQYIGEGDVRVQTRRTLENVKAILEAGGSSVEDVLMFRVYLTTRDDFAAMNEVYGEFIRENVPSGLLPSRTTVFVDLPHEVMLVEIDALAVTA; from the coding sequence ATGAGTGAAAAGACCGTAGTACTGACCGAAAACGCCCCCGCCCCGGCGCACGTATTCTCCCAGGGCATCAAGAAGGGCGGCATGTTCCAGGTCTCCGGCCAGGGCCCCATGGATCCCGCCGCCAACCAGTACATCGGTGAGGGCGACGTCCGCGTCCAGACCCGTCGCACGCTGGAGAACGTCAAGGCCATCCTCGAAGCCGGCGGGTCCTCCGTTGAAGACGTCCTCATGTTCCGCGTCTACCTCACCACCCGCGATGACTTCGCCGCCATGAATGAGGTTTACGGCGAGTTCATCCGCGAGAACGTCCCCAGCGGTCTGCTGCCGAGCCGCACTACTGTCTTTGTTGACCTCCCCCACGAGGTCATGCTGGTGGAGATCGACGCCCTGGCAGTTACTGCGTAG
- a CDS encoding D-aminoacylase has translation MKTLISNATLVDGTGADRRPADVLLDGAVIAAVVDAGTLTAGETGADRTIDATGLVLSPGFIDMHAHSDLQLLVNRQHYAKLSQGVTTELLGQDGLSYAPVDDATLAGVREKIAGWNDNPADFDWNWRTVREYLDRLDDESTDDDGTTGRIATNAAYLVPQGTVRAMVMGFAEGDPTPQQQQQMQDVIRTAMQEGAVGMSSGLTYTPGMYAQTEELAGLCRTVGELGGFYAPHHRSYGKGALDAYAEMIGLSRETGCALHLSHATMNFAENKGRAGELLELIDSALDDGVDITLDTYPYLPGATTLSAILPSWASSGGTEATLVRLSDPETRARIREAVEIYGSDGCHGVVAEWDTLEISGVQNAALAGYVGKTIKEIAAETNEEPFDVFVRILTEDRLGTGILQHVGHEENVQAIMKHRTHTGGSDGLLVGAKPHPRAWGTFPRYLGHYSRDLGLLSLEETVHHLTGRPAARLKLHNRGLVREGYAADVVLFDPETIRDEATFENPRQAASGIHYVFVNGAAAIDGGRPTGARAGRALRRSRDGLTREGSSTTQ, from the coding sequence ATGAAGACCCTCATCAGCAACGCCACCTTGGTGGACGGAACCGGAGCGGACCGCCGCCCGGCAGATGTCCTGCTGGACGGCGCGGTGATTGCCGCCGTCGTCGACGCCGGAACCCTCACCGCAGGCGAGACCGGGGCCGATCGCACCATCGACGCCACGGGCCTGGTCCTGAGCCCTGGTTTCATCGACATGCACGCCCATTCTGACCTGCAACTGCTTGTTAACCGGCAGCATTACGCCAAGCTCAGCCAAGGCGTCACCACGGAACTCTTGGGTCAGGACGGCCTGTCGTACGCACCCGTGGATGATGCCACGCTTGCAGGTGTGCGGGAGAAGATCGCTGGTTGGAACGACAACCCGGCGGACTTCGACTGGAATTGGCGGACCGTGCGTGAGTACCTGGATCGGTTGGATGACGAAAGCACCGACGACGATGGCACTACAGGCCGGATCGCAACCAACGCCGCTTACCTCGTCCCGCAGGGAACCGTCCGGGCCATGGTGATGGGTTTCGCCGAAGGTGATCCCACCCCGCAGCAACAGCAGCAGATGCAAGACGTGATCCGCACGGCGATGCAGGAAGGCGCCGTGGGAATGTCCTCCGGCCTGACCTACACGCCGGGCATGTACGCGCAGACCGAAGAACTCGCCGGCCTCTGCAGGACTGTCGGCGAGCTGGGCGGCTTCTATGCGCCGCACCACCGTTCCTACGGCAAGGGCGCACTGGATGCCTACGCCGAGATGATCGGCCTGAGCCGGGAGACAGGCTGCGCCCTGCACCTCTCCCACGCAACCATGAATTTCGCGGAGAACAAGGGCCGGGCAGGCGAACTCCTGGAGCTGATCGATAGCGCGCTTGATGACGGCGTGGACATCACCCTGGACACCTACCCCTACCTCCCCGGAGCCACGACGCTCTCCGCGATCCTCCCCAGCTGGGCATCGTCCGGGGGCACGGAAGCGACGCTTGTCCGTCTCAGCGACCCCGAAACCCGCGCACGCATCCGGGAAGCCGTGGAAATCTACGGCTCGGACGGCTGCCATGGCGTAGTTGCCGAATGGGACACCCTCGAAATCAGCGGAGTCCAGAACGCGGCGCTTGCAGGCTATGTCGGGAAAACCATCAAGGAGATCGCCGCCGAGACCAACGAGGAACCGTTCGATGTCTTCGTGCGGATCCTCACCGAAGACCGCCTGGGCACCGGAATCCTCCAGCACGTGGGTCACGAAGAAAACGTCCAGGCAATCATGAAGCACCGCACCCACACCGGCGGCAGCGACGGCCTCCTGGTCGGCGCCAAGCCACACCCCCGGGCATGGGGAACCTTCCCTCGCTACCTCGGCCACTACTCCCGCGATCTCGGATTGCTCAGCCTCGAGGAAACGGTCCACCACCTGACGGGCCGTCCCGCCGCACGACTCAAGCTCCACAACAGGGGCCTGGTCCGCGAAGGCTACGCGGCCGACGTCGTGCTCTTCGACCCGGAAACCATCCGCGACGAAGCCACTTTTGAGAATCCCCGCCAAGCCGCCAGCGGCATCCATTACGTCTTCGTCAACGGCGCAGCAGCGATCGACGGCGGCCGGCCCACCGGTGCCCGCGCCGGCCGTGCCCTGCGTCGAAGCCGTGACGGACTCACCCGAGAAGGAAGCAGTACCACCCAATGA
- a CDS encoding alanine racemase gives MNTSEAISAHAVAGLANRQLDWRHKAVPATANGITHAEFLAAKHTLGDLQTPLLTLDNTAIQANADRLADWCKEHGVLLAPHGKTTMAPQLWTEQLNRGAWGITLANFAQLRVAREFGVANLQLANSLTDPHAIEWVAANATAEAPILSWVDSVETVEVLNRVLTGSDAVLDVLVELGAHGGRTGARGVDAAMQVARAISASPNLRLVGVSGYEGSLAHTADDAGLGAVRGYLTDMRLLHEELLAGGLYGSSEVIITAGGSAYFDDVVTILSPAISTGAETGGPSVDLMIRSGAYIIHDDGFYRGISPFSREGDQPFHAAMHGWARVVSQTEPGLAILDAGKRDLPFDEGLPEPQFIGPVLGGAMEPLVGAEITSVNDQHSFMTFDAKTTTVRPGDVIRLGLSHPCTAFDKWTVIPVLADTNRDQTVVDLIHTFF, from the coding sequence GTGAACACTTCCGAAGCCATCTCGGCACACGCCGTGGCCGGCCTTGCAAACCGTCAGCTTGATTGGCGGCACAAGGCCGTTCCGGCAACCGCCAACGGGATCACGCACGCCGAATTCCTCGCCGCCAAGCACACCCTGGGCGATCTGCAGACGCCACTGCTGACACTTGATAACACGGCGATCCAGGCCAACGCCGATCGCCTGGCTGACTGGTGCAAGGAACACGGCGTGCTGCTTGCCCCGCACGGCAAGACCACCATGGCTCCGCAGCTCTGGACTGAACAGCTCAACCGCGGCGCCTGGGGCATCACCCTGGCCAACTTCGCGCAGCTTCGCGTAGCCCGCGAGTTCGGCGTCGCAAACCTTCAGCTCGCCAACAGCCTCACGGATCCGCACGCCATCGAGTGGGTCGCAGCCAACGCCACTGCCGAAGCTCCCATCCTGTCCTGGGTGGATTCCGTGGAAACCGTGGAAGTTCTTAACCGCGTGCTCACCGGGAGCGACGCCGTGCTGGATGTCCTCGTGGAGCTCGGGGCCCACGGCGGCCGGACAGGCGCCCGGGGCGTTGACGCTGCGATGCAGGTTGCCCGCGCGATCTCCGCTTCACCGAACCTGCGTTTGGTAGGCGTCAGCGGTTATGAAGGCTCGCTCGCGCACACCGCGGACGACGCCGGACTGGGCGCCGTCCGCGGATACCTCACCGACATGCGGCTGCTTCACGAGGAACTGCTGGCCGGCGGGCTGTACGGCTCCAGCGAAGTCATCATCACGGCAGGTGGCAGCGCCTACTTCGACGACGTCGTGACTATCTTGTCGCCCGCAATTAGCACGGGTGCCGAAACCGGAGGCCCCAGTGTGGACCTCATGATCCGCAGCGGCGCCTACATCATCCACGACGACGGCTTCTACCGCGGAATCTCGCCGTTTTCCCGAGAAGGCGATCAACCATTCCATGCCGCAATGCACGGCTGGGCACGCGTGGTTTCGCAGACAGAGCCGGGCCTTGCCATCCTCGACGCCGGCAAGAGGGACCTCCCGTTCGACGAAGGCCTGCCTGAGCCGCAGTTCATCGGACCGGTTCTCGGCGGAGCCATGGAGCCTTTGGTTGGGGCCGAAATCACCTCGGTCAACGATCAGCATTCCTTCATGACCTTCGATGCCAAAACCACCACCGTTCGTCCCGGCGACGTCATCCGGCTGGGCCTGTCACACCCGTGCACAGCCTTCGACAAATGGACCGTCATTCCGGTACTCGCAGACACCAACCGTGACCAGACCGTCGTCGACCTCATCCATACCTTCTTCTAG
- a CDS encoding sulfatase-like hydrolase/transferase — translation MKAIILMFDSLNRHMLSPYAADTFVDAPNFARLAAKTATFDNFYAGSMPCMPARREMHTGRHNFLHRSWGPLEPFDDSMPEMLGKAGVHTHLVSDHPHYWEDGGATYHPRYTTWEFFRGQEGDPWKGVVNPSGGSQDWRAGMKRQDLINRSYMPTEADHSQTKTVDAGLHFIDTNHEADKWMLQIELFDPHEPFFTHSKYKALYEHDYDGPEFDWPGYQKVTEPQDQVEHARYEYAALVSMCDKSLGRVLDAMDQYNMWEDTLLLVNTDHGFLLGEHGWWAKSVQPWFNELVHLPMFLWDPRTGGKDTRRGALAQTIDIAPTMLRFFGVEPTEDMQGQDLAAILQDDHEVREAALFGIHGGHVNVTDGRYVYMRAAVDPSNAPLEDYTLMPTHMRSRFSTAELAQWEPAEAFSFTKGLRTMQLQTTSMMNSWVHGTLLFDLEKDPHQTNPIIDDELELRLLKTLAKLMHANDAPESQFQRLGIPFDSEPTAQHLLADRQADRARLALEPLPPIDSFADGGAALTLPLLELLQDVRGREALEKHLPDLISTELVNIPAQLSLYQLAAVIPVSSSALGSIAEELAAVPTA, via the coding sequence ATGAAGGCCATCATCCTCATGTTCGATAGCCTCAACAGGCATATGCTCTCCCCTTACGCGGCGGACACGTTCGTAGATGCCCCCAACTTTGCCCGCCTGGCAGCAAAGACGGCGACGTTCGACAACTTCTATGCCGGTTCGATGCCCTGCATGCCGGCACGCCGCGAGATGCACACCGGCCGCCACAATTTCCTGCACCGCAGTTGGGGCCCGCTGGAACCTTTCGACGATTCCATGCCGGAGATGCTGGGAAAAGCAGGAGTGCACACGCATCTCGTATCAGACCACCCACACTATTGGGAGGACGGAGGCGCCACCTATCACCCGCGCTACACCACCTGGGAGTTCTTCCGTGGCCAGGAAGGCGACCCGTGGAAGGGTGTAGTAAATCCTTCCGGCGGAAGCCAGGACTGGCGTGCGGGGATGAAGCGACAGGACCTCATCAACCGCAGCTATATGCCCACCGAGGCAGACCACTCCCAGACCAAGACCGTGGACGCCGGCCTGCACTTCATCGATACGAACCATGAAGCAGACAAGTGGATGCTCCAGATCGAGCTTTTCGATCCGCACGAGCCCTTCTTCACCCACAGCAAATACAAGGCTTTGTACGAGCATGATTACGACGGCCCCGAATTCGACTGGCCGGGATACCAGAAGGTCACCGAACCTCAGGATCAAGTGGAGCACGCCCGCTACGAATATGCCGCTTTGGTCTCGATGTGCGACAAATCGCTTGGACGGGTCCTGGATGCCATGGACCAGTACAACATGTGGGAAGACACCCTCCTCTTGGTGAACACAGACCACGGCTTCCTACTGGGCGAACACGGCTGGTGGGCCAAGTCCGTTCAACCATGGTTCAACGAACTCGTGCACCTGCCAATGTTCCTGTGGGACCCTCGCACCGGCGGCAAGGACACCCGGCGTGGAGCCCTCGCCCAGACCATCGACATTGCACCAACCATGCTGCGTTTCTTCGGCGTCGAACCTACGGAGGACATGCAGGGCCAGGACCTGGCCGCCATCCTGCAGGACGACCACGAAGTACGTGAAGCGGCCCTGTTCGGTATCCATGGTGGCCACGTCAACGTCACTGACGGCCGCTACGTCTACATGCGTGCCGCCGTCGATCCTTCCAACGCCCCACTGGAGGATTACACGCTGATGCCCACCCACATGCGGTCACGGTTCTCCACAGCCGAACTCGCGCAGTGGGAACCTGCGGAAGCGTTCAGCTTCACCAAGGGACTGCGGACAATGCAACTCCAGACCACCTCCATGATGAACTCATGGGTCCACGGAACCCTCCTGTTTGACCTGGAAAAAGACCCGCACCAAACGAACCCCATCATCGACGACGAGCTGGAACTGCGCCTACTGAAAACACTGGCCAAACTTATGCACGCCAACGATGCACCGGAAAGCCAGTTCCAGCGGCTCGGAATTCCTTTCGATTCCGAACCCACAGCCCAGCACCTGCTCGCCGACCGGCAAGCGGACAGGGCGCGGCTCGCTTTGGAACCCCTGCCTCCGATCGACAGCTTCGCCGACGGCGGAGCTGCCCTGACACTGCCCCTTCTGGAACTGCTCCAGGACGTCCGCGGCCGCGAAGCCTTGGAGAAGCACCTCCCCGACCTCATCAGCACTGAACTGGTTAACATCCCCGCCCAGCTCAGCCTCTACCAGCTCGCAGCCGTCATCCCGGTTTCCTCGAGCGCCCTCGGGTCCATTGCCGAGGAACTGGCTGCCGTCCCCACGGCGTAA